A window of the Gossypium hirsutum isolate 1008001.06 chromosome A05, Gossypium_hirsutum_v2.1, whole genome shotgun sequence genome harbors these coding sequences:
- the LOC107957375 gene encoding putative disease resistance RPP13-like protein 1 isoform X1 → MAMVGEAFLSASIEVLLDRIVSGDVLRLIQGKKLEAVLLKKLKPTLMSVKAVLDDAENKQIINPNVKSWTDELKDAVYDAEDLLDEISTEALRNKIEFEYQTTPIKQVSSFFSSFNPFKDGMQSKLGEILRRLDYLLNQKQILGLKENYNGEKAFQRTPATSLVDESDVYGRDDGKEEIMKLLDPQNLSENQIDVIPIVGMGGLGKTTLAQLIYNDPRADKWFDRKAWVFVSEEFDAFKVTKTILEEIKCSCDGNQNLNQLQPKLKEQLSGKKYLIILDDVWNKNYFHWKELANPFTSGAKNSKIIVTTRDENIAAIMRNVPTYRLDVLSDDDCWKLFAKHAFDGSSPTKHPDLMAIGEAIVKRCGGLPLAAKALGGLLRCKPDADEWKKILHSNFWDIPNDATNILPALTLSYHYLPSHLKRCFAYCSIFPKDYEFEKEELIQLWMAEGLLELPKDNGDLGELGNEYFKDLRLRSFFQQSKGKKSCFVMHDLISDLAKSVTREFICRLEGTGGGSCVITEKTRHMSNVQERYDVRQKFQSLAKAKGLRTFLNVNSSFRWVYVSNVLMHDLMVKSNLRVLSLDGYTTINNLPEDLGNLKHLRILNLSKTSIKRLPNSLCTLYNLQALKLRGCSDLDELPRDLERLLNMLYLDIKGTNLARMPEGMGKLKDLRMVTNFVLSYQTGSSINKLGKLKHLRGRLSISGLKTVACAMDAKDANLKDKVDLKKLELRWGKDDDIDGDSRHDREVLKQLKPHTNLEHLVIQSYGGTRFSEWVGHSSFSNIVSLGLHDCKFCIYLPPLGQLSSLKSLSISGLSGVLIVGDEFYGNVQASTKPFQSLEMLSFENMAEWEEWYCRSDEAFPLLQELCIRDCPKLTKSLPKHLPCLKKLEIEDCEKLGGLLPMAPSILELELKKCQALQLEPLACGLRELDIRDLNMNDSVLEQMLQQCTLLEKLRLGYCSEIRSLPGVRVPITPKRISISLCENLDYSDIFLYTSLESLEIGSGKCYVLESFPLGSFPMVKRVKIWGCEDLKFISAASEGAHHQHLNSLEIYFCQNLISFQIEDGLAVTNLTRLVLFGCASLKSLPEQMHSVFPSLEYLEIGSCPEIEWVPKEGLPSKLKEIGISRSDKLIDSLIRKREWSLHALPSLTFLEICGSKVEMECFPDEHLLPSSLTSLRISSLPNLKSLEYKGFQHLTSLSYLSIYNCPKLQSMPPNMLPPSLSRLSIEKCPLLKEHCEKDKGKDWPNIFHIPVIVIDGEVITEGAVTEKTNVLTKVFCLDINWIILESKDTMFQIFLCEIFHSKNDFLPTNGESRRQPQISSDSLVLATMIHNHAIHLKFMKTC, encoded by the exons atgGCTATGGTGGGTGAAGCTTTTCTCTCTGCTTCCATTGAGGTGCTGCTTGATAGGATTGTTTCTGGAGATGTTTTGAGGCTTATCCAAGGAAAGAAACTTGAAGCTGTGCTGCTAAAGAAACTGAAGCCAACCTTGATGTCGGTGAAAGCAGTGTTGGATGATGCTGAAAATAAGCAGATTATCAACCCAAATGTCAAAAGTTGGACTGATGAGCTCAAAGATGCTGTTTATGATGCCGAGGACCTCCTGGATGAGATCTCTACTGAAGCTCTTCGGAACAAGATcgaattcgaatatcaaactactCCTATAAAGCAGGTTAgtagctttttctcttctttcaatCCTTTCAAAGATGGGATGCAGTCCAAGCTGGGGGAGATCCTTAGGAGACTAGATTACCTACTCAACCAAAAACAGATTCTGGGTCTGAAAGAAAACTATAACGGAGAAAAGGCATTCCAAAGAACGCCTGCAACTTCTTTGGTGGACGAGTCTGATGTTTATGGTAGAGATGATGGAAAAGAAGAAATAATGAAGTTGTTGGATCCTCAAAATCTGTCTGAAAATCAGATAGATGTGATTCCCATTGTGGGTATGGGCGGGCTTGGCAAAACCACCCTTGCCCAATTGATCTACAACGATCCCAGAGCGGATAAATGGTTTGACCGCAAAGCATGGGTGTTTGTTTCAGAGGAATTTGATGCTTTCAAGGTAACCAAAACCATTCTTGAAGAGATCAAATGTAGCTGTGATGGAAACCAGAACTTAAATCAGCTTCAACCTAAACTCAAAGAGCAGCTGTCGGGAAAGAAATATCTAATCATTTTGGATGATGTTTGGAACAAGAATTATTTTCATTGGAAAGAGCTTGCAAATCCCTTCACTTCTGGGGCCAAGAATAGCAAGATTATTGTAACAACTCGTGATGAAAACATTGCAGCAATCATGAGGAACGTTCCAACTTATCGTTTAGATGTGTTATCAGATGATGATTGTTGGAAGTTATTTGCAAAGCATGCATTTGATGGTTCAAGTCCCACCAAGCATCCAGATCTGATGGCAATCGGTGAAGCAATTGTTAAAAGATGTGGCGGTCTCCCTTTGGCTGCAAAAGCTCTTGGAGGTCTTCTGCGTTGCAAACCAGATGCTGATGAGTGGAAGAAAATTTTACATAGCAATTTTTGGGACATTCCAAATGATGCAACTAATATTCTTCCAGCGTTAACATTGAGTTACCATTatcttccttcccatttgaagcGATGTTTTGCTTATTGTTCAATTTTCCCTAAAGATTACGAATTTGAAAAGGAAGAACTTATTCAATTATGGATGGCTGAAGGTCTTTTAGAGCTTCCCAAAGACAATGGAGATCTGGGAGAACTGGGTAACGAGTACTTCAAAGATTTAAGATTGAGGTCATTCTTTCAACAATCTAAAGGAAAGAAATCTTGTTTTGTCATGCATGATTTAATTAGTGACTTGGCTAAATCTGTAACCAGAGAGTTCATTTGCAGATTGGAAGGTACTGGTGGTGGTTCTTGTGTAATAACGGAAAAGACCCGTCATATGTCCAATGTCCAAGAACGATATGATGTGCggcaaaaatttcaaagtttagctAAAGCAAAGGGTTTGCGTACTTTCTTAAATGTGAACTCTTCTTTCCGTTGGGTATATGTTAGCAATGTGCTAATGCATGATTTGATGGTGAAATCAAATTTACGAGTGCTTTCATTGGATGGGTATACAACTATCAACAATTTGCCAGAAGATCTTGGTAATTTGAAGCATCTACGAATTTTGAATCTCTCAAAAACTTCAATCAAAAGGTTGCCAAACTCTTTGTGTACATTGTATAATTTGCAAGCATTAAAATTGCGTGGTTGCAGTGACCTTGATGAGTTGCCGAGAGATTTGGAGAGATTGCTCAACATGCTATATCTTGATATCAAGGGAACAAACTTAGCAAGGATGCCAGAAGGAATGGGTAAGTTGAAAGATCTTCGAATGGtaacaaattttgttttaagCTATCAAACTGGATCAAGCATTAATAAGTTGGGAAAGCTCAAACATTTACGTGGAAGACTTTCCATTTCGGGACTAAAAACTGTTGCATGTGCCATGGATGCCAAAGATGCCAATTTGAAGGATAAGGTGGACCTTAAAAAGTTGGAGCTGAGATGGGGTAAAGATGACGATATTGATGGTGATTCAAGGCATGATCGAGAAGTACTTAAACAACTAAAGCCTCATACAAATTTGGAGCATCTTGTTATTCAAAGTTACGGAGGTACGAGATTTTCGGAATGGGTGGGGCATTCTTCCTTCTCAAATATAGTATCTTTGGGGTTACATGATTGTAAATTTTGCATATACTTACCACCACTTGGGCAGTTATCATCTTTGAAATCTCTCTCCATTTCTGGTTTGAGTGGAGTGTTAATAGTTGGTGATGAGTTCTACGGGAATGTACAAGCTTCAACTAAACCATTTCAATCACTTGAAATGCTAAGCTTTGAGAATATGGCCGAGTGGGAGGAATGGTATTGTCGGAGTGATGAAGCTTTCCCTCTTTTACAAGAGCTATGCATTAGAGATTGTCCAAAACTAACTAAGTCTCTTCCCAAACACCTCCCTTGTTTAAAGAAACTGGAGATTGAAGATTGTGAGAAGCTTGGAGGCTTGCTTCCAATGGCACCAAGCATTTTGGAACTTGAGTTAAAGAAATGCCAAGCATTGCAGTTGGAGCCATTGGCTTGTGGGCTTCGGGAGTTGGACATTAGAGATTTGAATATGAATGATTCCGTTTTGGAACAAATGTTGCAACAATGTACACTTCTTGAAAAGCTACGTTTGGGCTATTGTTCAGAAATTAGATCCCTTCCTGGAGTTAGGGTGCCCATCACGCCGAAGCGAATTAGCATCTCTTTATGTGAAAACTTGGATTATTCCGATATCTTCTTGTATACATCCCTTGAATCCTTGGAAATAGGGAGTGGTAAATGTTATGTACTGGAATCTTTCCCATTAGGATCATTTCCTATGGTAAAGCGTGTTAAGATTTGGGGATGTGAAGACTTGAAGTTTATTAGTGCTGCTTCAGAGGGCGCTCACCATCAGCATCTCAATTCTTTAGAGATatatttttgccaaaatttgatatcttttcaaATTGAAGATGGATTAGCCGTCACCAATTTGACCCGACTTGTGCTTTTCGGTTGTGCAAGTTTAAAGTCATTGCCAGAGCAAATGCACTCCGTCTTTCCATCCCTTGAGTATTTGGAAATAGGAAGTTGTCCAGAAATAGAGTGGGTTCCAAAAGAGGGTTTGCcctccaaattaaaagaaattggaATCTCAAGGAGTGATAAACTAATTGATAGCTTGATTAGGAAAAGGGAATGGAGTTTGCATGCACTTCCTTCTCTTACATTTCTAGAGATCTGTGGTTCAAAAGTAGAGATGGAGTGTTTTCCAGATGAACATCTGCTTCCCTCTTCTCTTACATCTCTTAGGATCTCTTCTCTTCCAAATCTAAAGAGCTTGGAGTATAAGGGGTTTCAACACCTCACCTCTCTTTCTTATTTGTCAATCTACAATTGCCCCAAGCTCCAATCCATGCCGCCAAACATGCTCCCTCCCTCTCTTTCTCGTTTATCCATTGAAAAATGTCCTTTGCTGAAGGAACATTGTGAAAAGGATAAAGGTAAAGATTGGCCGAACATTTTCCACATCCCTGTCATTGTAATTGATGGTGAGGTCATTACAGAAGGGGCAGTGACTGAGAAAACAAATGTTCTGACGAAG GTTTTTTGTTTGGACATTAATTGGATCATCTTAGAATCCAAAG ATACCATGTTCCAAATATTCCTTTGTGAGATCTTCCATTCTAAAAATGACTTCCTTCCCACAAATGGTGAATCCAGACGCCAGCCTCAAATTTCTTCTGACAGTCTTGTGTTGGCTACCATGATCCACAATCATGCCATCCACCTCAAATTTATGAAGACTTGCTAG
- the LOC107957375 gene encoding putative disease resistance RPP13-like protein 1 isoform X3, translating into MAMVGEAFLSASIEVLLDRIVSGDVLRLIQGKKLEAVLLKKLKPTLMSVKAVLDDAENKQIINPNVKSWTDELKDAVYDAEDLLDEISTEALRNKIEFEYQTTPIKQVSSFFSSFNPFKDGMQSKLGEILRRLDYLLNQKQILGLKENYNGEKAFQRTPATSLVDESDVYGRDDGKEEIMKLLDPQNLSENQIDVIPIVGMGGLGKTTLAQLIYNDPRADKWFDRKAWVFVSEEFDAFKVTKTILEEIKCSCDGNQNLNQLQPKLKEQLSGKKYLIILDDVWNKNYFHWKELANPFTSGAKNSKIIVTTRDENIAAIMRNVPTYRLDVLSDDDCWKLFAKHAFDGSSPTKHPDLMAIGEAIVKRCGGLPLAAKALGGLLRCKPDADEWKKILHSNFWDIPNDATNILPALTLSYHYLPSHLKRCFAYCSIFPKDYEFEKEELIQLWMAEGLLELPKDNGDLGELGNEYFKDLRLRLEGTGGGSCVITEKTRHMSNVQERYDVRQKFQSLAKAKGLRTFLNVNSSFRWVYVSNVLMHDLMVKSNLRVLSLDGYTTINNLPEDLGNLKHLRILNLSKTSIKRLPNSLCTLYNLQALKLRGCSDLDELPRDLERLLNMLYLDIKGTNLARMPEGMGKLKDLRMVTNFVLSYQTGSSINKLGKLKHLRGRLSISGLKTVACAMDAKDANLKDKVDLKKLELRWGKDDDIDGDSRHDREVLKQLKPHTNLEHLVIQSYGGTRFSEWVGHSSFSNIVSLGLHDCKFCIYLPPLGQLSSLKSLSISGLSGVLIVGDEFYGNVQASTKPFQSLEMLSFENMAEWEEWYCRSDEAFPLLQELCIRDCPKLTKSLPKHLPCLKKLEIEDCEKLGGLLPMAPSILELELKKCQALQLEPLACGLRELDIRDLNMNDSVLEQMLQQCTLLEKLRLGYCSEIRSLPGVRVPITPKRISISLCENLDYSDIFLYTSLESLEIGSGKCYVLESFPLGSFPMVKRVKIWGCEDLKFISAASEGAHHQHLNSLEIYFCQNLISFQIEDGLAVTNLTRLVLFGCASLKSLPEQMHSVFPSLEYLEIGSCPEIEWVPKEGLPSKLKEIGISRSDKLIDSLIRKREWSLHALPSLTFLEICGSKVEMECFPDEHLLPSSLTSLRISSLPNLKSLEYKGFQHLTSLSYLSIYNCPKLQSMPPNMLPPSLSRLSIEKCPLLKEHCEKDKGKDWPNIFHIPVIVIDGEVITEGAVTEKTNVLTKVFCLDINWIILESKDTMFQIFLCEIFHSKNDFLPTNGESRRQPQISSDSLVLATMIHNHAIHLKFMKTC; encoded by the exons atgGCTATGGTGGGTGAAGCTTTTCTCTCTGCTTCCATTGAGGTGCTGCTTGATAGGATTGTTTCTGGAGATGTTTTGAGGCTTATCCAAGGAAAGAAACTTGAAGCTGTGCTGCTAAAGAAACTGAAGCCAACCTTGATGTCGGTGAAAGCAGTGTTGGATGATGCTGAAAATAAGCAGATTATCAACCCAAATGTCAAAAGTTGGACTGATGAGCTCAAAGATGCTGTTTATGATGCCGAGGACCTCCTGGATGAGATCTCTACTGAAGCTCTTCGGAACAAGATcgaattcgaatatcaaactactCCTATAAAGCAGGTTAgtagctttttctcttctttcaatCCTTTCAAAGATGGGATGCAGTCCAAGCTGGGGGAGATCCTTAGGAGACTAGATTACCTACTCAACCAAAAACAGATTCTGGGTCTGAAAGAAAACTATAACGGAGAAAAGGCATTCCAAAGAACGCCTGCAACTTCTTTGGTGGACGAGTCTGATGTTTATGGTAGAGATGATGGAAAAGAAGAAATAATGAAGTTGTTGGATCCTCAAAATCTGTCTGAAAATCAGATAGATGTGATTCCCATTGTGGGTATGGGCGGGCTTGGCAAAACCACCCTTGCCCAATTGATCTACAACGATCCCAGAGCGGATAAATGGTTTGACCGCAAAGCATGGGTGTTTGTTTCAGAGGAATTTGATGCTTTCAAGGTAACCAAAACCATTCTTGAAGAGATCAAATGTAGCTGTGATGGAAACCAGAACTTAAATCAGCTTCAACCTAAACTCAAAGAGCAGCTGTCGGGAAAGAAATATCTAATCATTTTGGATGATGTTTGGAACAAGAATTATTTTCATTGGAAAGAGCTTGCAAATCCCTTCACTTCTGGGGCCAAGAATAGCAAGATTATTGTAACAACTCGTGATGAAAACATTGCAGCAATCATGAGGAACGTTCCAACTTATCGTTTAGATGTGTTATCAGATGATGATTGTTGGAAGTTATTTGCAAAGCATGCATTTGATGGTTCAAGTCCCACCAAGCATCCAGATCTGATGGCAATCGGTGAAGCAATTGTTAAAAGATGTGGCGGTCTCCCTTTGGCTGCAAAAGCTCTTGGAGGTCTTCTGCGTTGCAAACCAGATGCTGATGAGTGGAAGAAAATTTTACATAGCAATTTTTGGGACATTCCAAATGATGCAACTAATATTCTTCCAGCGTTAACATTGAGTTACCATTatcttccttcccatttgaagcGATGTTTTGCTTATTGTTCAATTTTCCCTAAAGATTACGAATTTGAAAAGGAAGAACTTATTCAATTATGGATGGCTGAAGGTCTTTTAGAGCTTCCCAAAGACAATGGAGATCTGGGAGAACTGGGTAACGAGTACTTCAAAGATTTAAGATTGAG ATTGGAAGGTACTGGTGGTGGTTCTTGTGTAATAACGGAAAAGACCCGTCATATGTCCAATGTCCAAGAACGATATGATGTGCggcaaaaatttcaaagtttagctAAAGCAAAGGGTTTGCGTACTTTCTTAAATGTGAACTCTTCTTTCCGTTGGGTATATGTTAGCAATGTGCTAATGCATGATTTGATGGTGAAATCAAATTTACGAGTGCTTTCATTGGATGGGTATACAACTATCAACAATTTGCCAGAAGATCTTGGTAATTTGAAGCATCTACGAATTTTGAATCTCTCAAAAACTTCAATCAAAAGGTTGCCAAACTCTTTGTGTACATTGTATAATTTGCAAGCATTAAAATTGCGTGGTTGCAGTGACCTTGATGAGTTGCCGAGAGATTTGGAGAGATTGCTCAACATGCTATATCTTGATATCAAGGGAACAAACTTAGCAAGGATGCCAGAAGGAATGGGTAAGTTGAAAGATCTTCGAATGGtaacaaattttgttttaagCTATCAAACTGGATCAAGCATTAATAAGTTGGGAAAGCTCAAACATTTACGTGGAAGACTTTCCATTTCGGGACTAAAAACTGTTGCATGTGCCATGGATGCCAAAGATGCCAATTTGAAGGATAAGGTGGACCTTAAAAAGTTGGAGCTGAGATGGGGTAAAGATGACGATATTGATGGTGATTCAAGGCATGATCGAGAAGTACTTAAACAACTAAAGCCTCATACAAATTTGGAGCATCTTGTTATTCAAAGTTACGGAGGTACGAGATTTTCGGAATGGGTGGGGCATTCTTCCTTCTCAAATATAGTATCTTTGGGGTTACATGATTGTAAATTTTGCATATACTTACCACCACTTGGGCAGTTATCATCTTTGAAATCTCTCTCCATTTCTGGTTTGAGTGGAGTGTTAATAGTTGGTGATGAGTTCTACGGGAATGTACAAGCTTCAACTAAACCATTTCAATCACTTGAAATGCTAAGCTTTGAGAATATGGCCGAGTGGGAGGAATGGTATTGTCGGAGTGATGAAGCTTTCCCTCTTTTACAAGAGCTATGCATTAGAGATTGTCCAAAACTAACTAAGTCTCTTCCCAAACACCTCCCTTGTTTAAAGAAACTGGAGATTGAAGATTGTGAGAAGCTTGGAGGCTTGCTTCCAATGGCACCAAGCATTTTGGAACTTGAGTTAAAGAAATGCCAAGCATTGCAGTTGGAGCCATTGGCTTGTGGGCTTCGGGAGTTGGACATTAGAGATTTGAATATGAATGATTCCGTTTTGGAACAAATGTTGCAACAATGTACACTTCTTGAAAAGCTACGTTTGGGCTATTGTTCAGAAATTAGATCCCTTCCTGGAGTTAGGGTGCCCATCACGCCGAAGCGAATTAGCATCTCTTTATGTGAAAACTTGGATTATTCCGATATCTTCTTGTATACATCCCTTGAATCCTTGGAAATAGGGAGTGGTAAATGTTATGTACTGGAATCTTTCCCATTAGGATCATTTCCTATGGTAAAGCGTGTTAAGATTTGGGGATGTGAAGACTTGAAGTTTATTAGTGCTGCTTCAGAGGGCGCTCACCATCAGCATCTCAATTCTTTAGAGATatatttttgccaaaatttgatatcttttcaaATTGAAGATGGATTAGCCGTCACCAATTTGACCCGACTTGTGCTTTTCGGTTGTGCAAGTTTAAAGTCATTGCCAGAGCAAATGCACTCCGTCTTTCCATCCCTTGAGTATTTGGAAATAGGAAGTTGTCCAGAAATAGAGTGGGTTCCAAAAGAGGGTTTGCcctccaaattaaaagaaattggaATCTCAAGGAGTGATAAACTAATTGATAGCTTGATTAGGAAAAGGGAATGGAGTTTGCATGCACTTCCTTCTCTTACATTTCTAGAGATCTGTGGTTCAAAAGTAGAGATGGAGTGTTTTCCAGATGAACATCTGCTTCCCTCTTCTCTTACATCTCTTAGGATCTCTTCTCTTCCAAATCTAAAGAGCTTGGAGTATAAGGGGTTTCAACACCTCACCTCTCTTTCTTATTTGTCAATCTACAATTGCCCCAAGCTCCAATCCATGCCGCCAAACATGCTCCCTCCCTCTCTTTCTCGTTTATCCATTGAAAAATGTCCTTTGCTGAAGGAACATTGTGAAAAGGATAAAGGTAAAGATTGGCCGAACATTTTCCACATCCCTGTCATTGTAATTGATGGTGAGGTCATTACAGAAGGGGCAGTGACTGAGAAAACAAATGTTCTGACGAAG GTTTTTTGTTTGGACATTAATTGGATCATCTTAGAATCCAAAG ATACCATGTTCCAAATATTCCTTTGTGAGATCTTCCATTCTAAAAATGACTTCCTTCCCACAAATGGTGAATCCAGACGCCAGCCTCAAATTTCTTCTGACAGTCTTGTGTTGGCTACCATGATCCACAATCATGCCATCCACCTCAAATTTATGAAGACTTGCTAG